The sequence GAATATCGACGAGGGCTGGCTGTCCCAGGTCGAGGCTCGCAACAACATCTTCCCGGAGATCGACTACCGCGTGTACCGCCCCATCTGAACGGCCGGGGTGGCAGTCGGAAGCTCGGGAAGAGGGAGGGCGGCGCACTGTTCTCTCCCTGTACTCCGAGTTCACTTTCGCTTGCCGACCCCGGATGGCGCTTTAGCTTGAGGTGGATATGAAACTGCCAATCGTTCGTTCTCGAAGCACCGTGCTCGCGGCAATCGTGGCGGTGCTCGGTTCCGTCGCCTTTGCTCAGCAGGCGGCCTCTCCGCAGGCCGCTGGCTCCGGAAACGTCCTGCAGCCCGAGACCCGGGCGGCCCAGGCGCTTCCCTCGCTCGCTCCGCTCGTGGACTCCGTGAAGCTGGCCGTCGTCAACGTGGACGTGACGGCCAAGGTGTCCGGTGGGCGCGGCATGGAGAGCCCCCTGGACCGGTTCTTCGGCGGGGGCCGCCCCAACGGCCGGGAGAACATGCGCGAGGGCGCGGGCTCCGGGTTCATCATCGATTCCAAGGGCCTGGTGCTCACCAACAACCACGTCATCGAGGACGCGGTCACCATCAGCGTCAACCTCAATGACGGGCGCTCGTTCCCCGCCGAGATCGTCGGCCGCGATCCGCTCACGGACGTGGCGCTGATCCGGTTGCAGGGCAAGGACGTGAAGGATCTGCCCGTGGTGGCGCTCGGGGACTCCGACTCGCTGAGGGTGGGGGATTGGCTGCTGGCTATCGGCAACCCGTTCGGCCTGTCCTCCAGCGTCAGCCTGGGCATCCTCTCCGCCAAGGAGCGCGACATCCAGGCCGGCCCGTATGACGACTTCCTGCAGACGGATGCGGCCATCAACCCCGGCAACTCCGGCGGCCCGCTCTTCAACATGAAGGGCGAGGTGATCGGCATCAACACGGCCATCGTGGGCGGGGGCACGGGCATCGGGTTCGCGGTGCCCAGCAACCTGGTCAAGGCGCTGCTGCCCCAGCTCGAGAAGTCCGGCGCCGTCACCCGTGGCTACCTGGGCATCGGCATCCAGGATCTGACGCCCGCCATCGCCAAGGCGCTCGAGCTGCCCGTCAAGGAGGGCGCGATCGTCAACGAGGTGAGCGCTGGTGGCCCGTCCGCCAAGGCGGGCCTGAAGGTGGATGACGTCGTCGTCGCTCTCGATGGGAAGGCGCTGACCTCCGCCAGCTCGCTCACCCGCACGGTGGCGCTCAAGAAGCCGGGCTCCACGGCGACGCTCTCCCTCTACCGCAACGGCAAGAAGCAGGACGTGAAGGTGACGCTCGGCACGCGGCCGGACCTCGAGGGTGTCGGCAAGCGCCCCCAGCGCGAGGAGGAGGAGAGCTCCAAGGCCCGCGTCGGCATCTCGCTGCAGGATCTGGATGCCCGGACCGCGCAGCAGGCCGGCTTCAACAAGGCCGAGGGCGCGCTCATCACGGACGTGGTGCCGGGCTCGCCGGCGGCTCGCGCGGACCTGTCGCCGGGCATGCTGGTGGTCGAGGCCAACCGCAAGCCGGTGCGCAGCGCCGAGGAGCTGGCGGCGATCATCCGCTCGACGCCCTCGGGGGGCACGCTGCTGCTCCGCCTCACGGCGCCGGGTGGCAACAGCCGCTTCCTCCGGGCCCTGACGCTGCCCTGACGGCCAGGCGGAGACGGTATTGAGCATCAGCTACGTCGCGCTCGGGGACAGCTCGGCCGTGGGCGTGGGAGCAAGCCGCGGCGGGGGCTACCCCGAGCGCCTTGCTTCCCGCCTTCGCAAGGAAGGGCTGTCGGTAGGGCTCACCAACGTGGGCATGAGCGGCGCGGTCATCCGCGACGTCTTCACCTCGCAGGTCAAACGGGCCGTGGCCACGCAGCCCACGCTGGTGACGCTCGGCGTGGGCACCAACGACATCTGGCGCGGCACCTCGGTGGAGGACTTCCGGGACGAGCTGGATCGCATCGCCCGGAGGCTGAAGCCCACCGGGGCCTCGCTGGTGGTCGTCAACGTGCCGGACATGGCGCTGGCGCCCGTGGCTCGCATGGTGCCAAGCGCTCTCTACGAAGGCCGCATCGAGCCCTTCAACGAGGCCATCGCCACCGTGGCCCGCGAGCACGGGATGCACGTGGTGGACCTCTACGCGGCCAGCAAGGTGTTCATCCCCCAGCGGCCGGACTTCTTCAGCTTCGACGGCTTCCACCCCTCGGACGCCGGCTACGAGCAGTGGGCGGACCTGATGCTGCCCACGGTGAAGCCCCTGGTGAGCCGGCGCTGAGCGGCCCTCCCGCGCCCATGGGGGGGCCCCGTCGGGCGCGGTTCTGGCGAACTGGTATGCCTGTCATACCAGTTGGCAGCCACTGGTCCGCCACCGGGCAGACCTCGCGCTGAGTGGCGCTCAGGCCTTGGCCACGCCCTTGGGGGGTAGGGGGAAGCTGCCGTCGGCCGAGGGGCGGGTGGTGTGCGGCCCGCGCTCGCGGCCCGGGTGGATCTCCATGCCGGGCTCGTACGCCGACACCTTGTTGCGGCCTCCGCGCTTGCTGGCGTAGAGCGCCGCGTCCACGCAGTCCACCAGCGTGTCCTGATCCGCGGCGTCCTGCGGGAAGCTGGCCGCGCCGATGGAGATGGTGATGTGGCCCGTGGGCTGGGTGGGTGCCGCCAGCGCGG is a genomic window of Hyalangium gracile containing:
- a CDS encoding SGNH/GDSL hydrolase family protein, coding for MSISYVALGDSSAVGVGASRGGGYPERLASRLRKEGLSVGLTNVGMSGAVIRDVFTSQVKRAVATQPTLVTLGVGTNDIWRGTSVEDFRDELDRIARRLKPTGASLVVVNVPDMALAPVARMVPSALYEGRIEPFNEAIATVAREHGMHVVDLYAASKVFIPQRPDFFSFDGFHPSDAGYEQWADLMLPTVKPLVSRR
- a CDS encoding trypsin-like peptidase domain-containing protein, which codes for MKLPIVRSRSTVLAAIVAVLGSVAFAQQAASPQAAGSGNVLQPETRAAQALPSLAPLVDSVKLAVVNVDVTAKVSGGRGMESPLDRFFGGGRPNGRENMREGAGSGFIIDSKGLVLTNNHVIEDAVTISVNLNDGRSFPAEIVGRDPLTDVALIRLQGKDVKDLPVVALGDSDSLRVGDWLLAIGNPFGLSSSVSLGILSAKERDIQAGPYDDFLQTDAAINPGNSGGPLFNMKGEVIGINTAIVGGGTGIGFAVPSNLVKALLPQLEKSGAVTRGYLGIGIQDLTPAIAKALELPVKEGAIVNEVSAGGPSAKAGLKVDDVVVALDGKALTSASSLTRTVALKKPGSTATLSLYRNGKKQDVKVTLGTRPDLEGVGKRPQREEEESSKARVGISLQDLDARTAQQAGFNKAEGALITDVVPGSPAARADLSPGMLVVEANRKPVRSAEELAAIIRSTPSGGTLLLRLTAPGGNSRFLRALTLP